The following are encoded in a window of Psilocybe cubensis strain MGC-MH-2018 chromosome 4, whole genome shotgun sequence genomic DNA:
- a CDS encoding putative exo-1,4-beta-xylosidase bxlB yields the protein MAKLQVGVVASIMVLCLLRKTSAFTYTFPDCTVAPLKGNAVCDTSKDATTRARAIIEQFTVDELMANTVNLSPGVPRLGLPSYQWWSEALHGVAGSPGVFFAPSGNFSFATSFPQPIVMSAAFNDELIKEVATVISTEARAFNNGGRAGIDYFTPNINPFKDPRWGRGQETPGEDPFRIQQYVFNLVQGLQGGLDPKPYYKIIADCKHFAAYDLENWNGNNRMSFDAVVTPQDLSEYYLPPFQSCVRDAKVASVMCSYNSVNGVPSCANSYLLQSILRDHWGFNDDGRWVTSDCDAVDNIFSTHKFTADYPHAVADALKAGTDVDCGTAYSLHLPDAFNQSLITRDDLEKALVRQYSSLVRLGYFDSPQVQPYRQLSWADVNTPNAQALALQAAVEGIVLLKNDGTLPFKNSIKKIAFIGPYANATTSLQGNYQGTAPFLVSPVQGAINEGFSATYTPGTTISGNSTTGFAAAIAAANAADAVVFAGGIDESVEREGLDRMSITWPGNQLDLVSQLAALGKPLVVMQFGGGQVDGSALKSNPKVNSILWAGYPGQSGGTALGQIISGKAAPAGRLVTTQYPAEFVNQVGMTDMNIRPSTSNPGRTYKWYTGTPVFQFGHGLHFTSFDLSWQHQPKAKYQIPRGLGNAPGSTTDLKEFDTFTVNVKNTGKTTSDYVALLFLSGTGGPAPLPNKQLVSYTRLSQIKAGGQSTASLKVTLGSVARADAKGNLWLYPGSYQLTVDTGVERSLVHEFELVGDAVQISSFPQNSS from the exons ATGGCCAAGCTTCAAGTCGGCGTTGTGGCGAGTATCATGGTCTTGTGCCTTCTGCGCAAGACCTCTGCTTTCACATATACCTTCCCGGACTGCACTGTGGCCCCACTCAAGGGAAACGCAGTATGCGACACCTCCAAGGACGCAACCACTCGCGCTCGTGCAATCATTGAGCAGTTTACAGTGGACGAACTGATGGCGAATACCGTAAACTTGTCACCAGGTGTGCCTCGCCTTGGACTTCCGTCATATCAATGGTGGTCAGAAGCATTG CACGGAGTTGCTGGAAGTCCTGGAGTATTTTTTGCACCCTCAGGAAATTTCAGCTTCGCCACGTCGTTCCCTCAACCAATCGTCATGTCTGCTGCCTTCAACGACGAGCTGATCAAGGAAGTCGCCACTGTCATCAGTACTGAGGCACGAGCGTTCAACAACGGTGGTCGGGCAGGCATAGATTACTTCACTCCAAACATCAACCCTTTCAAGGACCCTCGGTGGGGAAGAGGACAAGAAACGCCTGGCGAAGATCCCTTCCGCATTCAACAATACGTCTTCAACCTTGTACAAGGGCTCCAGGGCGGACTTGACCCAAAGCCATACTACAAAATCATTGCCGACTGCAAACATTTTGCCGCATACGACCTCGAGAACTGGAATGGAAACAACCGCATGTCGTTCGACGCCGTGGTCACGCCTCAGGATCTCAGTGAATACTACTTGCCACCCTTCCAGTCCTGCGTGCGCGACGCCAAAGTAGCATCAGTCATGTGCAGCTATAATTCGGTGAACGGCGTACCTTCATGTGCCAATTCGTACTTATTGCAATCCATCCTACGCGATCACTGGGGGTTCAACGACGACGGCCGATGGGTGACATCTGATTGCGATGCTGTGGACAACATCTTCAGTACTCACAAGTTCACCGCCGATTACCCACACGCTGTAGCCGATGCTTTGAAGGCTGGTACCGATGTTGATTGCGGCACCGCCTATTCTTTGCATCTGCCAGACGCCTTCAACCAATCCTTGATCACCAGGGACGACTTGGAGAAGGCGCTTGTTCGCCAATATTCGTCCCTTGTCCG CTTGGGCTATTTCGACTCTCCACAGGTTCAGCCATACAGACAACTATCATGGGCCGATGTGAACACACCCAACGCCCAAGCCCTCGCTCTTCAAGCAGCTGTAGAAGGGATCGTTTTGCTCAAAAACGACGGCACGTTGCCATTCAAAAATTCGATAAAGAAGATTGCCTTCATCGGACCTTATGCCAATGCAACAACCTCATTGCAGGGCAATTATCAGGGAACCGCGCCATTCCTTGTCAGTCCCGTCCAGGGTGCTATTAACGAGGGCTTCAGCGCCACTTATACGCCAGGAACGACCATTTCGGGTAACTCGACAACTGGATTTGCGGCCGCCATAGCAGCCGCAAACGCCGCCGACGCAGTGGTATTTGCAGGTGGAATTGACGAATCCGTAGAACGAGAAGGATTGGACCGCATGAGCATCACCTGGCCCGGCAATCAACTTGACCTCGTCAGTCAACTAGCTGCTCTCGGGAAACCACTAGTCGTTATGCAGTTCGGAGGCGGTCAAGTCGACGGTTCTGCTCTGAAGAGTAACCCCAAA GTTAACTCTATTTTGTGGGCCGGTTACCCAGGTCAAAGTGGCGGAACAGCATTGGGACAAATCATAAGTGGAAAAGCAGCACCTGCTGGCCGTCTGGTTACAACCCAGTATCCCGCCGAATTCGTCAACCAGGTTGGAATGACCGACATGAACATCCGTCCAAGCACCTCCAATCCTGGTCGCACATACAAATGGTACACGGGAACTCCAGTCTTCCAATTCGGCCACGGCCTCCACTTCACGTCGTTCGATTTGTCGTGGCAACATCAACCCAAGGCCAAATACCAAATTCCTAGAGGCCTCGGCAATGCGCCAGGTAGCACAACCGATCTCAAGGAATTTGACACCTTCACCGTCAACGTCAAGAACACAGGAAAGACAACTTCGGACTACGTCGCTCTTCTATTCCTCAGCGGAACCGGAGGGCCCGCGCCGCTCCCCAACAAACAGCTGGTTTCCTACACGCGCCTGAGCCAAATCAAAGCAGGCGGGCAGAGCACTGCTAGTCTGAAGGTGACGCTCGGCTCAGTTGCTCGTGCGGATGCCAAAGGAAACCTATGGCTCTACCCTGGCTCTTATCAGCTGACAGTCGACACTGGGGTTGAAAGATCTCTGGTCCATGAGTTCGAGTTGGTAGGAGATGCAGTCCAAATTTCAAGCTTCCCCCAAAATTCCTCGTAG
- a CDS encoding Nuclear localization sequence-binding protein, translating into MAKSSEKKSEKKSAPKVKEEKKVVVASSKEILAKAAKAAKAPAVPAKAETNGKKAAKKAKESSSSEEESESDSSSEDEKPKAAQVKAAKAPSTSSDSSDSDSDAPAKPAAKPAAKAAPAKKAAPAKKDSSSSEESSDSDSDSDSDSAPAPTKAAPAKATPAKAAPVKTSPKKAAPVKKAASSSSSSSSSSEESSDEEPPAKAAKAAPTKAAPAKAAPAKKDESSDSDSDSSDSESSEEVPAKETKKADSSSESSEEESSSDEDGDVKMAAPTTNGSTKRKADDDAEPQTKKVKLADGSAAPAGDAPEESKTIFVGRLSWSVDNDRLAQEFSVCGEVESANVQMDRDTGKSRGFGYVRFTTSEAVEKALAMNGVEIDGRPVNIDRSTAPDKNKSRENRAKAFGDQVSPPSATLFVGNLSFGVTEDTVWSFFNDYGVKNVRLPTDRETGRPKGFGYVEFEDIEGAKKAFAASNGAEIEGRAIRLDYSQPRDASGGGGGRGGSRGGFGGDRGGRGGGRGGFGGRGGGRGGGDRGGRGGGRGRGAPRGNPRSGGISNFEGKKITF; encoded by the exons ATGGCCAAATCCTCAGAAAAGAAGTCGGAGAAGAAGTCCGCTCCCAAAgtcaaggaagaaaagaaggtcGTCGTTGCGTCTTCAAAAGAAATTTTGGCCAAGGCTGCCAAAGCT GCCAAGGCCCCCGCAGTTCCCGCTAAGGCTGAGACGAATGGCAAAAAG GCTGCCAAAAAGGCCAAGGAGTCTTCCTCCTCAGAGGAGGAGAGCGAAAGTGATAGCTCTTCCGAGGATGAGAAGCCCAAAGCTGCGCAAGTGAAGGCTGCCAAGGCTCCTTCTACCTCCTCCGACTCTAGCGATAGCGACAGCGACGCTCCCGCTAAACCTGCCGCTAAGCCTGCCGCCAAAGCTGCCCCTGCTAAGAAGGCTGCCCCCGCTAAGAAggactcttcatcatcagaggaatcttctgattctgactCTGATTCCGATTCCGATTCTGCACCCGCCCCTACTAAGGCTGCCCCCGCGAAAGCTACTCCCGCGAAGGCTGCCCCCGTCAAAACCTCTCCCAAAAAAGCTGCACCTGTTAAGAAAGcagcatcttcttcctcttcctcttcctcctcatctgaGGAGTCGTCCGATGAAGAACCCCCAGCAAAAGCGGCCAAGGCTGCACCCACAAAAGCCGCCCCTGCAAAGGCAGCCCCCGCCAAAAAGGACGAATCCTCAGACAGCGACAGCGACAGCAGTGACAGTGAATCTTCGGAGGAGGTGCCTGCTAAGGAAACTAAGAAGGCCGACTCTTCATCTGAAtcttctgaagaagaatcGTCTTCCGATGAAGACGGTGACGTCAAAATGGCAGCTCCTACTACCAACGGCT CCACGAAACGTAAAGCTGATGACGATGCTGAGCCTCAGACTAAGAAAGTCAAGCTTGCCGATGGTAGCGCTGCTCCAGCTGGTGATGCGCCCGAGGAGTCGAAGACGATTTTCGTTGGACGCCTCTCGTGGTCCGTCGACAACGACCGTCTTGCCCAAGAATTTTCAGTGTGCGGCGAGGTCGAGTCGGCCAATGTGCAAATGGATCGTGATACCGGTAAATCCAGAGGATTCGGATATGTTCGCTTCACAACTAGTGAAGCTGTTGAGAAGGCTCTTGCTATGAACGGTGTCGAGATTGACGGGCGCCCTGTCAACATCGACAGGAGCACTGCTCCGGATAAGAACAAGTCGAGAGAGAACAGGGCTAAGGCTTTTGGCGACCAAGTCAGCCCCCCGAGTGCTACCTTATTTGTTGGCAACCTCAGCTTTGGTGTCACTGAGGATACTGTTTGGAGTTTCTTCAACGATTACGGTGTGAAGAATGTTCGCCTTCCTACCGATCGTGAAACTGGTCGCCCCAAAGGTTTCGGATATGTTGAATTCGAGGACATCGAGGGTGCCAAGAAGGCCTTCGCTGCTTCAAATGGTGCTGAAATAGAGGGACGAGCTATTCGTCTTGACTACTCCCAACCTAGAGATGCCTcaggtggaggaggcggcCGTGGCGGCAGTCGTGGCGGATTCGGGGGTGACCGTGGAGGCCGTGGCGGCGGCCGTGGAGGCTTCGGTGGACGTGGTGGAGGACGCGGTGGAGGAGACCGCGGTGGACGTGGTGGAGGTCGTGGACGTGGTGCTCCTCGTGGAAACCCTAGGTCTGGCGGAATCAGCAACTTCGAGGGGAAGAAAATAACTTTCTAA
- a CDS encoding ATP synthase subunit d, mitochondrial: MASKAAAVAVDFTRIYSSLGLGKETISALQAFRKRHSEAQRLSHAFASQPTTVNFDHYRSVLKNQAIVDEAEKLLKDFKPVTYDVNSHIKAIETFEATAVAKAKETEEKIDIELQQLQETLDNIEQARPFDQLTVDDVAKAHPRIVETVETMLKKGKWTVPGYKEKFGDLNLM; encoded by the exons ATGGCGTCAAAAGCAGCAGCCGTTGCGGTA GATTTCACCCGCATCTACTCATCTCTTGGCCTCGGAAAGG AGACCATCTCCGCCCTCCAAGCTTTCCGCAAGCGCCACAGCGAGGCCCAGCGACTGTCGCATGCCTTCGCCAGCCAACCCACCACCGTTAACTTCGACCACTACCGCTCCGTTCTCAAGAACCAGGCCATCGTTGACGAGGCCGAGAAGCTTTTGAAGGATTTCAAGCCTGTAACTTATGATGTGAACTCCCACATCAAGGCCATCGAGACTTTCGAGGCTACCGCT GTCGCCAAGGCCAAGGAGACAGAGGAGAAGATTGACATTGAGCTTCAACAACTCCAGGAGACTCTCGACAACATCGAGCAAGCTCGTCCCTTCGACCAGCTTACC GTCGATGATGTGGCAAAGGCTCACCCTCGCATTGTTGAGACCGTGGAGACTATGCTTAAGAAGGGCAAATGGACAGTTCCCG GATACAAGGAGAAATTCGGAGACCTCAACCTTATGTAA
- a CDS encoding Synembryn, with amino-acid sequence MADIIRTYAALSPSSSRTDVAAVFNSIIDAKPFTFDKSSRVELIKSIITDVKACGSKAKLSSKDATLALLSVKTLGKDPSGSAYIAQASVLSTLLGLATTFIKDDPDAASEALRCIANALLLIEQARSTFISDEVNGGDTCILMLEKSSSADHIFILSRILFLSTAAGPSYLETIVDTKHHGRTIVEILSSKLDFLSTANRNGTPSAKEATIDLLKFIFNILLHYPKLTEEEPQHTLPNGEEKIMGDFWSSKLDGLLPPLLRIFNTLPPTSPAPITAPLTHVIHSLITIPVNNSLKPIWLGTSPPSGRNSTSSSPKIKTPSESVPGSRSDSPTQTPTSPKPSTLDRALSVIAAGRRSLSRTPSPSTQVPFDVLQRAYDLFEQGLSYYFPDSVDPDDADLRKRAKAESQDTVEDILSPIVVLITRLCMADEGTRVRVRQWLVPDDLDRSSPLEQRPDTLGRCLRILSCVYHARLKDSVGEMMYAMADSDASVLSALVGYGNVAGFLFNKGVLSAPPASSSSSSAPQTTASGEQINPITGTTLQPKSDLPEMTEEEKEREMEKLFVLFDRLEKNGALPPDQNPIRKAIHEVVFNQV; translated from the exons CGAAACCATTCACATTCGATAAGTCATCTCGCGTGGAACTTATCAAGTCCATCATCACAGACGTGAAGGCGTGTGGGTCCAAAGCAAAGTTGTCCTCCAAAG ACGCCACACTTGCGTTGCTCTCTGTGAAAACTCTCGGAAAGGATCCATCGGGTTCAGCCTATATCGCACAAGCAAGCGTTTTGTCCACCCTTCTCGGACTCGCAACCACATTTATCAAAGACGACCCCGATGCTGCAAGCGAAGCCCTGCGCTGTATAGCGAATGCCCTACTCTTAATTGAACAAGCTCGATCTACTTTTATCAGCGACGAAGTTAATGGCGGTGATACGTGCATTCTCATGCTTGAG AAATCGTCGTCTGCAGATCATATTTTCATCCTATCACGAATCCTTTTTTTATCAACGGCGGCCGGTCCATCTTATTTGGAGACAATAGTCGATACCAAACACCATGGGCGTACTATAGTCGAAATTCTATCCTCCAAGCTCGACTTCCTGTCCACAGCTAATCGCAATGGCACACCGTCGGCTAAAGAGGCAACTATTGACTTGTTGAAGTTTATCTTTAACATTCTCCTTCACTATCCAAAG TTAACGGAGGAGGAACCCCAACACACCCTCCCCAATGGCGAAGAAAAGATCATGGgcgatttttggagttccaAACTGGACGG CCTCCTTCCGCCTCTCCTACGCATCTTCAATACCCTCCCACCAACATCTCCCGCTCCTATCACCGCCCCTCTTACTCATGTTATCCATTCTCTAATCACTATACCAGTCAATAACTCTCTCAAACCAATTTGGCTAGGAACTTCGCCCCCTTCCGGCCGAAATTCTACAAGTAGTAGCCCAAAAATCAAGACTCCGAGTGAATCCGTCCCTGGGAGTCGCAGTGATTCGCCAACGCAAACGCCGACATCACCTAAACCGTCTACTCTGGACCGTGCTTTGTCTGTCATTGCCGCGGGACGCCGGTCGCTGTCGCGTACACCTTCTCCAAGCACCCAGGTTCCCTTCGATGTTCTCCAACGTGCTTACGACCTATTTGAACAAGGACTGTCGTATTATTTCCCGGATAGTGTGGATCCTGACGATGCGGATTTACGCAAACGTGCCAAGGCTGAGTCGCAGGATACCGTCGAAGACATTCTTTCGCCAATAGTTGTCCTGATCACACGCTTGTGCATGGCAGACGAAGGCACCAGAGTTCGTGTCCGCCAATGGCTTGTACCTGATGACTTGGACAGGTCCTCCCCACTGGAACAAAGGCCAGATACTCTTGGAAGATGTCTGCGCATTCTTTCATGTGTGTACCATGCACGGCTGAAGGACTCTGTTGGAGAAATGATGTACGCGATGGCCGATTCGGATG CGTCGGTCCTCTCTGCCTTGGTTGGTTATGGAAATGTGGCTGGCTTCCTCTTCAACAAAGGTGTTCTCTCTGCACCTCCTGCCTCCAGCAGCTCGTCATCTGCACCACAAACCACTGCGTCTGGCGAGCAGATTAACCCCATCACTGGAACGACTTTACAACCCAAATCCGATCTCCCAGAGATgactgaagaagagaaggagcgCGAAATGGAGAAACTCTTCGTTCTGTTTGACCGACTCGAAAAGAATGGCGCTCTCCCACCAGACCAAAATCCAATTCGCAAGGCCATACATGAGG TCGTGTTCAATCAAGTATAA
- a CDS encoding Rab proteins geranylgeranyltransferase component A: MEENQFDVVIFGTGLVESIVAAALSKAGYKVAHIDSNSYYGGDEASLSLDELVQWADGISHTPDSSSRFQRVTRSTEVPSQARQYSICLRPAVLSAMGPLISSLIMSGVAKYSGFRLLDCVSVYDGYGRAKSVPGSKEDIFKSKEISLIEKRRLMRFLTFAAADFVGKKEIEGKENMPFLEFLKSVFSLSEEVSTVIVYSLAFCMSSTEPTIHCLHRLQKYLRSGGRYGPSPFLIGHYGGIGDIAQGFCRAAAVSGGVYILARQVTAIVQTRPSSIATPENEDNSRSTFNYAIDLEDFPDTLSCNLIISSPPYIPPDTRERASHLSPPSQIQSDVVCIARCIAIIDQALSIRTPESATEDSSEQGSEDTEASPQTLKSVPPDTAIVVFPPSSVSDGSMTHSATALINGEGSMSTPKGKWIIYIALPLSSVPEESVSTESIVRPYLNALLLLGADPPHTPVTPLFTTFYLETSPYNSPPSAPGTSSPNTDPSCIIPPTLPMVPLPDIPDEATTIAENTFKEAVKYLRSRRKSGDAEESEIAFWPPIPVEDEEEDNDW; the protein is encoded by the exons ATGGAAGAAAATCAATTCGACGTTGTTATATTCGGGACGGGGTTGGTGGAGAGTATAGTTGCTGC TGCACTCTCAAAAGCAGGATACAAAGTTGCCCACATTGACTCCAACTCATATTACGGAGGGGATGAAGCTAGCCTCTCTCTAGATGAACTTGTTCAGTGGGCAGACGGCATCTCTCATACTCCTGATTCTTCATCACGGTTTCAACGCGTCACTCGTTCCACAGAAGTCCCATCACAAGCTCGTCAGTACTCTATATGCCTTAGACCAGCTGTTCTATCGGCGATGGGTCCCTTGATCTCATCACTCATAATGTCGGGAGTTGCAAAGTATAGTGGGTTCCGATTACTGGACTGTGTGAGTGTCTACGATGGATATGGGCGCGCAAAAAGCGTACCGGGCAGTAAGGAGGATATTTTCAAAAGCAAGGAAATCAGTTTAATTGAGAAGAGAAGATTAATGCGCTTTTTAACCTTTGCTGCTGCCGACTTTGTGGGGAAGAAGGAAATCGAAGGAAAAGAGAACATGCCTTTCCTTGAATTCCTGAAATCAGTATTTTCTCTGAGTGAGGAGGTATCAACTGTAATCGTATACTCCCTTGCGTTTTGTATGTCTTCTACCG AACCGACAATTCACTGTCTTCATCGTCTGCAGAAATATCTGCGTTCTGGCGGGCGATATGGGCCATCTCCGTTCCTCATTGGTCACTACGGGGGAATAGGAGACATTGCTCAAGGCTTTTGCCGTGCTGCTGCGGTCAGTGGTGGAGTTTATATATTGGCAAGGCAAGTCACTGCTATTGTTCAAACTCGGCCATCTTCAATCGCAACCCCTGAAAATGAAGACAATTCACGTTCGACATTTAATTATGCCATTGATCTTGAAGACTTTCCTGACACCTTATCGTGTAATCTAATTATCTCTTCGCCACCCTACATCCCCCCAGACACACGGGAACGAGCCTCACACCTATCACCACCTTCGCAAATTCAATCAGATGTGGTATGCATCGCTCGTTGCATTGCCATCATCGATCAAGCTCTATCCATTCGAACGCCTGAAAGTGCAACAGAAGATTCATCTGAGCAAGGTTCCGAAGATACTGAAGCTTCACCACAAACCCTTAAGTCGGTACCTCCAGACACTGCGATTGTCGTATTCCCTCCTTCCTCAGTATCAGATGGTTCAATGACCCACTCTGCCACCGCGTTGATTAACGGAGAAGGTAGCATGTCAACTCCCAAAGGGAAAT GGATCATTTACATCGCATTGCCACTATCCTCCGTTCCTGAGGAATCCGTTTCCACAGAAAGTATTGTCAGACCCTATTTAAATGCCTTGCTTTTGCTTGGGGCGGACCCTCCACATACCCCAGTTACACCGCTATTCACTACATTCTACCTGGAAACTTCGCCATATAATTCACCACCATCTGCTCCTGGTACATCGTCTCCAAACACCGATCCTAGCTGCATTATTCCGCCGACATTGCCTATGGTACCTCTTCCTGACATCCCTGATGAGGCGACTACTATCGCCGAAAACACGTTCAAAGAAGCGGTTAAATATTTGcgaagcagaagaaaatcTGGCGACGCGGAGGAATCAGAAATTGCTTTCTGGCCACCTATCCCAgtagaagacgaagaggaagacaaCGATTGGTAA
- a CDS encoding Transcription factor atf1 codes for MSPKSPSPSADDSNPRAAPRPATRQTRSDFYLEPNPFEESFKAPSAAASNVRNSSPPRDSSSAQDSRPDDPERPQSRSQSRSSHQRSASPSRPVLPPLASISSPADSSYSWGYNPNSINSLRSGPLSPAMLAGPQPSTDQSHLAFDPANFRTGLTPRTGLTPRTGLTPGTGLTPLVGAFPASPGTAAFLAIMNGNNPNGAPSGATITPNTLNAITGVLNNSNTYQSSALHHQPQPNQDNPSSAYIPTAANAASSAANGLFLLSQAHQELTKREEAQARASNSTAAAAAAAAAASANGPPNGKRGAKRKSYDAMSPPPTSATTKPPGKRTRAAAANGRYKSSVRGASEDVDDDDDEGDDDDGPDADENDDAASKRINKKPETEEEKRKNFLERNRQAALKCRQRKKAWLAQLQAKVEYLSQENERLTAALISSRDEISRLSALVGGAGVVGSIPANTHSSSQPVSVNVALAGKANGAAAVSGPGGGRSSGYGY; via the exons ATGTCTCCAAAGAGCCCCTCGCCATCCGCCGACGACTCCAATCCACGCGCTGCCCCCCGCCCAGCGACTCGCCAGACCCGGTCCGACTTTTATCTCGAGCCAAACCCGTTTGAAGAGTCGTTCAAGGCGCCCTCTGCAGCTGCCTCCAATGTCCGCAACTCCTCCCCGCCCCGCGATTCCTCCTCCGCCCAGGACTCCCGCCCCGACGACCCCGAGCGGCCCCAGTCCCGCTCCCAGTCCCGCTCCTCCCACCAGCGCAGCGCCTCTCCCTCCCGGCCCGTGCTGCCCCCGCTCGCGTCTATCTCGTCGCCCGCGGACTCGTCCTACTCGTGGGGCTACAACCCCAACTCGATCAACTCCCTCAGGTCCGGCCCACTCTCTCCCGCCATGCTCGCTGGTCCCCAGCCATCCACCGACCAGTCACACCTCGCCTTCGATCCCGCCAACTTCCGCACCGGCCTCACTCCCCGCACTGGTCTCACCCCTAGGACGGGTCTCACCCCCGGCACTGGTCTGACGCCCCTCGTCGGCGCCTTTCCCGCCTCTCCCGGCACCGCAGCCTTCCTTGCCATCATGAATGGCAACAACCCCAACGGTGCGCCCTCTGGTGCTACCATTACCCCCAACACGCTCAATGCTATCACAGGCGtcctcaacaacagcaaTACCTACCAGTCTTCCGCTCTCCACCACCAGCCACAGCCCAACCAGGACAATCCCTCTTCCGCATATATTCCTACCGCTGCCAATGCTGCCAGCTCTGCCGCTAATGGTCTTTTCCTCCTTTCCCAGGCCCATCAGGAGCTCACAAAGCGTGAGGAGGCCCAGGCGCGTGCTAGCAATTCCAcagctgctgccgccgccgccgccgctgctgcttctgCCAATGGCCCCCCCAACGGTAAGCGAGGCGCTAAGCGCAAATCCTATGACGCCATGTCCCCTCCCCCCACATCGGCTACCACAAAGCCTCCCGGTAAGCGCACccgcgctgctgctgcaaaCGGCAGATACAAGTCCAGTGTCCGTGGCGCTTCGGAGGAtgtcgatgacgatgacgacgagggtgatgatgacgatggccCCGATGCTGATGAGAACGACGATGCTGCCAGCAAGCGCATCAACAAAAAGCCAGAGACCGAagaggagaagagaaaaaatttCCTGGAACGAAATCGTCAAG CCGCTCTCAAGTGTCGACAACGGAAAAAGGCATGGCTTGCCCAGCTTCAGGCAAAGGTTGAATACCTTTCCCAGGAAAATGAGCGTCTAACCGCTGCTCTCATTTCTTCGAGAGACGAGATCTCTCGGCTATCTGCCCTAGTAGGCGGAGCAGGCGTCGTCGGCTCCATACCGGCAAACACTCATTCAAGTTCTCAACCCGTCAGTGTGAATGTCGCCCTGGCTGGCAAAGCGAACGGTGCCGCCGCTGTCTCAGGCCCAGGCGGTGGGCGATCATCTGGTTACGGCTACTGA